In Polynucleobacter sp. MWH-S4W17, a genomic segment contains:
- a CDS encoding beta-ketoacyl-ACP synthase III codes for MSIFARVAGTGSYLPELRLTNQDLVERLAKTGLETSDEWIKTRSGISARHFAAENELTSDLAVKAAQAALISAGITSEDLDLIILATSTPDHLGGFPSTACVVQDKLGAHTACAAFDVQAVCAGFTYALAIADAFIRSGSYKKVLVIGAETFSRILNFQDRGTCVLFGDGAGAIVLEASKEAGILSTALHADGSQRDILCVPGRAGNGEVHGSPFMIMDGPAVFKLAVKVLEQVAHEALEKANLKAEQIDWLVPHQANIRIMEGTAKKMGMSMDKVIVTVHEHGNTSAASIPLALDAGVRSGQIQRGQHLLLEGVGGGFAWGAVAIKY; via the coding sequence ATGAGTATTTTTGCAAGAGTAGCCGGTACCGGAAGCTATCTTCCTGAGTTGCGCTTAACTAACCAAGATTTAGTCGAGCGCCTTGCCAAAACTGGCCTAGAGACCAGTGATGAGTGGATTAAGACGCGAAGCGGTATTTCTGCACGTCACTTTGCCGCTGAAAATGAGTTGACTAGTGATCTGGCCGTCAAGGCAGCACAAGCTGCATTGATTAGTGCTGGTATTACCTCTGAAGATTTGGACCTCATCATTTTGGCCACTTCAACCCCAGATCATTTGGGCGGCTTTCCAAGTACTGCTTGCGTAGTGCAAGACAAATTAGGTGCGCACACTGCTTGTGCTGCTTTCGATGTGCAAGCAGTCTGCGCTGGCTTTACTTATGCGCTTGCTATTGCAGATGCGTTTATTCGTTCCGGTTCATACAAAAAAGTATTGGTGATCGGTGCTGAGACCTTCTCGCGTATTCTGAATTTCCAAGACCGTGGCACTTGTGTCTTGTTTGGTGATGGTGCTGGAGCTATTGTGCTTGAGGCTTCTAAAGAGGCGGGTATTCTTTCTACTGCATTACATGCTGACGGCAGTCAACGCGATATTTTGTGTGTTCCTGGGCGTGCTGGTAATGGCGAAGTGCATGGTTCCCCATTTATGATCATGGATGGTCCAGCGGTCTTTAAGCTTGCTGTGAAGGTCTTGGAGCAGGTAGCTCACGAGGCACTCGAAAAAGCGAACCTTAAGGCTGAGCAAATCGACTGGCTAGTACCGCATCAAGCCAACATTCGCATTATGGAAGGCACGGCTAAAAAGATGGGTATGTCCATGGATAAGGTGATCGTTACCGTGCATGAGCATGGCAATACTTCGGCTGCATCCATTCCATTGGCATTAGATGCTGGCGTACGCTCTGGGCAGATTCAGCGTGGACAACATCTCTTGCTAGAGGGTGTTGGCGGCGGGTTTGCTTGGGGTGCGGTTGCGATTAAATACTAA
- the fabD gene encoding ACP S-malonyltransferase → MTFAFVFPGQGSQSVGMLNSISERPEVRATLQEASEALGEDVAKLISEGPAEALSLTTNTQPVMLTAGVAFYRAWLAVGGSAPKVMAGHSLGEYSALVASGVISFKDAVPLVRFRAEAMQTAVPVGTGGMAAILGLDDAAVIQICAEASAVAGGVVEAVNFNAPGQVVIAGASDAVTKACELLKVAGAKRALPLPVSAPFHSSLLQPASEKLKGYLANIEFKAPTISVINNVDVEILNDPIAIKDALVRQAAKPVRWQETIQAMASQGITQVVECGPGKVLAGLTKRINDQVTGVPVFDEASLNEVLASLK, encoded by the coding sequence ATGACATTTGCATTTGTATTTCCTGGTCAAGGCTCTCAATCTGTTGGCATGCTCAATTCCATTTCTGAGCGCCCAGAAGTGCGCGCAACATTGCAAGAGGCTTCTGAGGCATTGGGTGAAGACGTTGCAAAGCTCATTTCTGAAGGCCCTGCTGAGGCACTGTCATTAACCACGAATACTCAGCCTGTGATGTTGACTGCGGGCGTTGCTTTTTATCGAGCCTGGTTAGCAGTAGGTGGATCTGCGCCCAAGGTAATGGCGGGTCATAGCCTTGGTGAGTACTCTGCCTTGGTTGCATCTGGCGTTATTTCTTTTAAAGATGCTGTTCCATTGGTGCGCTTTCGTGCTGAAGCAATGCAAACTGCTGTGCCGGTTGGTACGGGCGGCATGGCTGCGATCCTCGGTTTGGATGATGCCGCGGTGATTCAGATTTGCGCTGAAGCAAGTGCTGTTGCTGGCGGAGTTGTTGAGGCCGTGAATTTCAATGCTCCCGGTCAAGTAGTGATTGCTGGTGCAAGTGATGCTGTTACTAAAGCATGTGAGCTATTAAAAGTGGCTGGTGCTAAACGTGCATTGCCATTGCCAGTATCTGCACCATTTCACTCTTCTTTATTGCAACCCGCTTCTGAAAAGCTCAAAGGCTATTTAGCCAATATCGAATTTAAAGCCCCCACGATTTCTGTGATCAACAACGTTGATGTTGAAATTTTGAATGATCCGATTGCAATTAAAGATGCCCTAGTGCGTCAAGCCGCCAAGCCTGTGCGCTGGCAGGAAACTATTCAGGCTATGGCTTCTCAAGGTATTACTCAGGTAGTGGAGTGTGGCCCTGGCAAAGTATTAGCAGGCCTTACCAAGCGCATTAATGATCAAGTGACTGGTGTGCCAGTATTTGACGAAGCTAGCTTGAATGAAGTTCTGGCAAGCTTGAAATAA
- the fabG gene encoding 3-oxoacyl-ACP reductase FabG, producing MNLDLSGQIALVTGASRGIGQAIVDELVKCGAKVIGTATSESGAKAIDERLKASGGAGKVLDVTTPNACEEIIDLIVKEYGGINILVNNAGITRDNLAMRMKSDEWTDVIDTNLSSVFRLSQAVMRPMMKARGGRIINITSIVGHMGNPGQANYAAAKAGVSGMTRALAREIGSRNITVNCVAPGFIDTDMTRALSEEQQNTLKVNIPLARLGSPEDVAQAVAFLASPAAGYITGNTLHVNGGLYLA from the coding sequence ATGAATCTCGACTTAAGCGGACAAATTGCCCTAGTAACTGGCGCCTCACGCGGTATCGGTCAGGCAATTGTGGATGAGCTGGTGAAGTGTGGTGCCAAGGTAATTGGAACTGCTACATCCGAGAGTGGAGCTAAAGCGATTGATGAGCGTTTAAAAGCTTCAGGCGGTGCTGGCAAGGTATTGGATGTAACCACCCCAAATGCTTGTGAAGAAATTATTGATCTGATCGTCAAAGAGTATGGCGGCATCAATATCTTGGTGAATAACGCTGGCATCACTCGCGACAATTTAGCAATGCGCATGAAGTCTGATGAGTGGACTGATGTGATTGATACCAACCTCAGTTCAGTCTTCCGTCTTTCTCAAGCAGTGATGCGTCCCATGATGAAGGCCCGTGGTGGCCGCATTATTAATATCACTTCGATTGTTGGCCATATGGGTAATCCTGGTCAGGCAAATTACGCAGCTGCAAAAGCGGGTGTTTCTGGAATGACCCGTGCCTTAGCCCGTGAAATTGGTAGCCGCAATATCACTGTGAATTGCGTAGCTCCTGGATTTATCGATACTGATATGACCCGCGCTTTGAGCGAAGAGCAGCAAAATACCCTAAAAGTGAACATTCCTTTAGCGCGTTTGGGTAGTCCAGAGGATGTCGCTCAAGCGGTAGCCTTTTTGGCTTCTCCAGCGGCTGGCTACATTACGGGTAATACCCTACACGTCAATGGCGGACTCTATTTAGCCTAA
- the acpP gene encoding acyl carrier protein: MDNIEQRVKKIVAEQLGVAEGDIKNESSFVNDLGADSLDTVELVMALEDEFGIEIPDEEAEKITTVQLAIDFATSKAQG, encoded by the coding sequence ATGGACAACATCGAACAACGCGTTAAGAAAATCGTCGCTGAGCAATTAGGCGTCGCAGAAGGAGACATCAAGAATGAATCTTCTTTCGTGAACGACTTGGGCGCTGACTCTCTTGACACTGTTGAGCTGGTTATGGCTTTGGAAGACGAATTTGGCATCGAAATTCCTGATGAGGAAGCTGAAAAGATCACCACAGTTCAGCTCGCGATCGACTTCGCTACATCAAAAGCTCAGGGTTAA
- the fabF gene encoding beta-ketoacyl-ACP synthase II, which produces MSVSNGRRRVVVTGLGLISPVGNSVDVAWSNLLAGKSGIATITKFDHTPLSVHFAGEVKDFNVEEYVSAKEARHMDTFIHYGIAAGTQAIRDSGLEITEQNAERVGVMVGSGIGGLPMIEETGAELLARGPRRISPFFVPGSIINMISGHLSILFGLKGPNVAAVTACTTGLHSIGLAARLIQYGDADVMVAGGAESTISALGVGGFASARALSTRNDDPATASRPWDRDRDGFVLGEGAGVVVIEEYEHAKARGAKIYCELLGFGMSGDAYHMTAPNMDGPRRCMVNAMRDAGLNADQIQYINAHGTSTPLGDKNETGAIKAALGDHAKKTLINSTKSMTGHLLGGAGGLESVFTILALHNQKSPPTINIFNQDPECDLDYCANTARDVKIDHAVKNNFGFGGTNGTLIFGKLT; this is translated from the coding sequence GTGTCAGTATCAAATGGCCGACGCCGGGTAGTAGTTACCGGCCTTGGTCTTATATCACCTGTTGGTAATTCGGTTGATGTAGCTTGGTCTAATTTGCTCGCGGGCAAATCAGGCATTGCTACTATCACCAAGTTCGACCACACTCCGCTTAGCGTTCATTTCGCTGGAGAGGTGAAAGATTTCAATGTCGAAGAATATGTTTCTGCCAAAGAGGCACGCCATATGGATACCTTTATCCATTACGGCATTGCTGCTGGTACGCAAGCTATTCGCGACAGTGGTTTAGAGATCACTGAACAAAACGCTGAGCGCGTAGGCGTCATGGTGGGCTCCGGTATCGGTGGTTTACCAATGATTGAAGAAACGGGCGCTGAGTTATTGGCTCGTGGCCCTCGTCGTATCTCGCCTTTCTTTGTTCCAGGCTCCATCATCAACATGATTTCTGGCCACCTCAGCATTTTGTTTGGCCTCAAAGGTCCAAACGTGGCTGCAGTAACAGCCTGTACAACGGGTTTACACAGCATTGGATTGGCTGCACGCTTAATTCAGTACGGTGATGCTGATGTCATGGTTGCTGGCGGTGCTGAATCCACTATCTCTGCATTAGGGGTTGGTGGCTTTGCTTCTGCAAGAGCGCTTTCTACACGCAATGATGATCCTGCAACTGCATCACGCCCTTGGGATAGAGACCGTGATGGTTTTGTTCTGGGTGAGGGCGCAGGCGTAGTGGTGATTGAAGAGTATGAGCACGCTAAAGCCCGTGGCGCAAAAATTTATTGCGAATTACTGGGCTTCGGTATGAGCGGTGACGCTTATCACATGACTGCCCCAAATATGGATGGTCCCCGTCGTTGTATGGTCAATGCAATGCGCGATGCTGGCCTCAACGCTGACCAGATTCAATATATCAATGCTCACGGTACTTCCACGCCGTTGGGTGATAAGAACGAAACTGGCGCTATTAAGGCTGCTCTTGGTGACCACGCTAAGAAGACTTTAATTAACTCCACCAAGTCGATGACTGGTCACCTATTGGGTGGGGCAGGCGGCTTGGAGTCAGTTTTCACGATTTTGGCTCTTCATAACCAAAAATCACCACCTACTATCAATATCTTCAATCAAGATCCTGAGTGCGACCTGGACTACTGCGCCAATACCGCTCGAGACGTGAAAATCGACCATGCAGTCAAAAACAATTTTGGCTTTGGGGGTACTAACGGTACCTTGATTTTTGGCAAACTGACCTAA
- a CDS encoding DegQ family serine endoprotease: MKKYLIALLAIFGLGQVAFIPPALAQTPRVIIPDFADLVERASPAVVNIRTTEKVVVQQAQGGIPGMPEDQAEFFRRFFGVPIPGIPNGPKPAQPNPGKPQEADRGVGSGFIIESNGLILTNAHVVEGATTIYVTLTDKREFKAKLLGMDKRTDVAVVKIEARDLPKLPLGDSSRVRVGEWVLAIGSPFGLENTVTAGIVSAKSRDTGDYLPFIQTDVAVNPGNSGGPLLNTAGQVIGINSQIFSRSGGYMGISFAIPIDEAMRVADQLRTNGKMTRGRIGVALGEMTKEVAESLGLGKPRGAYVRNVEPGGPAAAGGIEAGDVILGFNGRDISKSTDLPRVVGETKPGTSVPVQVWRKGGTRDLTVTVTDTESTQAANKKADAPAANGNGANTLGVVVGELSDNKKKDLNIKGGVEVTGLGDGPLAKAGIRPGDVIIRVADADITSIKQFEALIKGLDANKAVPVFIRRSDSTLVVPVRPK; this comes from the coding sequence ATGAAAAAGTACTTAATTGCGCTCTTGGCTATTTTTGGTCTAGGGCAAGTCGCGTTTATTCCGCCTGCGTTAGCTCAAACCCCTCGAGTCATTATTCCTGACTTTGCGGATTTGGTTGAGCGCGCCAGTCCTGCGGTCGTCAATATTCGCACCACTGAAAAAGTGGTAGTGCAGCAAGCGCAAGGTGGCATTCCGGGAATGCCAGAAGATCAAGCCGAATTCTTCCGCCGTTTCTTTGGCGTACCTATTCCGGGAATTCCAAATGGACCTAAACCAGCGCAACCTAATCCAGGCAAGCCGCAAGAAGCAGATCGTGGCGTAGGCTCCGGTTTCATTATCGAATCTAATGGTTTGATTTTGACTAACGCTCACGTTGTTGAAGGTGCCACCACTATCTATGTGACCCTGACTGATAAGCGCGAGTTCAAAGCAAAGTTACTCGGCATGGATAAGCGTACCGATGTTGCAGTCGTCAAAATTGAAGCGCGTGATTTACCAAAGCTACCTTTGGGTGATTCATCTAGGGTGCGTGTAGGTGAATGGGTGCTTGCAATCGGCTCCCCGTTCGGCCTTGAGAACACGGTAACTGCAGGGATTGTGTCGGCCAAGAGTCGCGATACGGGTGACTACTTACCTTTTATTCAGACTGATGTAGCCGTGAATCCAGGAAACTCTGGCGGCCCACTTTTAAATACTGCTGGTCAAGTGATTGGTATCAACTCACAAATATTTAGTCGCTCTGGTGGCTATATGGGCATCTCTTTTGCAATTCCGATTGATGAGGCAATGCGTGTGGCAGATCAATTGCGTACTAATGGCAAGATGACTCGCGGCCGAATTGGCGTTGCTTTAGGCGAGATGACAAAAGAAGTTGCTGAGAGTCTGGGTTTAGGTAAGCCTCGCGGAGCATATGTACGCAATGTTGAGCCAGGTGGACCAGCAGCAGCTGGTGGCATTGAAGCAGGGGATGTGATTCTTGGTTTCAACGGGCGCGATATTTCTAAATCAACCGACTTACCCAGAGTAGTTGGCGAAACGAAGCCAGGCACTTCGGTGCCAGTGCAAGTTTGGCGTAAAGGGGGAACCCGTGATTTAACGGTTACCGTAACCGATACCGAATCTACTCAGGCAGCCAATAAAAAGGCAGATGCCCCTGCGGCAAATGGCAATGGCGCCAATACCCTAGGGGTTGTTGTTGGTGAGCTATCGGATAACAAAAAGAAGGATTTGAATATCAAGGGTGGGGTTGAAGTGACCGGTTTAGGGGATGGCCCTTTAGCAAAGGCGGGGATTCGACCGGGTGACGTCATTATTCGGGTGGCAGATGCCGATATTACGAGCATTAAGCAGTTTGAGGCTCTAATTAAGGGTTTGGACGCCAATAAGGCTGTACCGGTCTTTATCCGCCGCTCTGATAGCACTTTAGTTGTTCCTGTAAGGCCTAAATAA